The Ictalurus furcatus strain D&B chromosome 12, Billie_1.0, whole genome shotgun sequence nucleotide sequence TGAACAATTTTAGTAAAAATACTAAGTCAATTTCATTTCAAAGCCTGGAAaaaaggtgcaaaaaaaaaaaaaaggctccgCCCACATTTTGGTACAGGAATAGtttaacatgtatttttttcatgtattttttcccTATTACTCCATAAATTCATctagtacatacagtatgtatatgaATAACATGTTTCGTGTGTGTTGTCTTTCTCTGATCTGATCTACGTGTCTTCTTGGGGCTGTAGGCCTACAGAGACACCCTACAGACGCAGGTGCTCGAGACAGCAGGAAGAGGAAAGATGGCGTTCGGTGCTGACCTGTCTGAGCGGCAGCTCAGAGACCTTCAGGAAGAACAGATCGGCCAGCTTTACGAGCTGATGCTAGAGTCCAACAAACCCAGCCGGCAGTTCCACATCCAGGAGGACGGCTCACCAAAATGACAGGCTGTTTATGAGGAAGAACAGAACTGACTCATTGTGATTTATGTAGTGTCTGTAGACATTAAGAACATGTAATGATACGTTATATTGATTGCTCCGAATGATTGCTCAGTCTTTCTCGATCgggtttgttcttttttttttcttccttcatctATAAAAGAGCGAGACACAAAAAAGCAATGGTTCCTTCTGGAGCATAATTATCTTCCAGGAAAAAATTGTTATCTTCCAGTATCTAAGTTAAATCTATTCTCAGGAGGCACTTACCATTCTCCAAGCATGCAAAACTAAAGTGCAAATCAATAATGCCTCTTTTCTTTTAACTCAATTATACGAGTTCCTGAAGGGGAAAACCTTATTAGCCAGCAGACAATTTTGTTGCTATAGTTGACACAACTTCAATGTTCAGTGTGCTTTAGATGAACTCATaacattacacaaaaaaatctgtgtGCTATAATAACAAGCTTTATTTCGGGCTCAGGGTCTCCATTTTGTAACGTAACGTAAAAGGGAAATACTTGAATTTACCATTGTGATGCTCTATTTCATGACAGTCTGCACTTTACCTGCTTATATTTAATAGATGAAACgctttaaatggtctgcacttatgtagcgcttttttaaccttagcggttctacaaagcgctttgcactggttctcattcacccattcacacacacacattcacacaccaatggtagcagagctgccatgcaaggcgctagcttgccatcgggagcaatttggggttcagtgtcttgcccaaggacactttggcatgtggagtcacgtgggccaggaatcgaaccgccaaccctacgattagtggacaacctgctctaccacctgaaccacagccgcccacgtTTTAAACATTGTGCAGTTTCTGACTGTGCAAATCTCTTGGGATTGGAAAGACCTACAGTGACAATCTCGGTGTTGACATGAAAAAGTTTAATTGAaacccactgtagcctcagattcctgttctgggtaacaggagtggaacctgatgagGTCTGaagcccatccacctcagggTTTGACATGATTTGTGTTCGGAGATGCTTTACCGCTTACCAcgtttgtaaagagtgcttatttgagtgaCTATAACCTTCCTGTCAACTTGGGCGGCTGTGGCACAggcggtagagcgggttgtccgctaatcgtagggttggtggttcgattcccggcccatgtgactccacatgccgaagtgtcctagggcaaaacactgaaccccaagttgttcccgatggcaagttagcgccttgcatggcagctctgctaccattggtgtgtgtgaatgagacacagtgtttATACAcagctatataagtgtgccgtTTACCAttttgaaccagtctggccattcagTTCAGACCTCGCTCATGAACAACACATTTTCATCCATAGAACTGCctctcaagtcaagtcaagtcgagtgggttttattgtcattcctctatataccttgtatacattggaacgaaatgtcatttctccaggaccatggtgcaacagtacccaagactacataaagtgcaaaaacacaacagtgtgagatgagtgcaggGCAGTAAATACACCGGGCATGGGCTGTAACTGTGAACTATTGCAATATTGGCAGCAAAACGAGTTCCATAAATAGAACGTGCAGGTGCGCAATGTTTTTGAGTCGTACTGGGTAATGCTTTTTGTTTCTCACACTCTtccgtgtaaactctagagaccgcTATGTGAGAAAATCTGAGGAAACCAGCGATTTATTTAACTGCTCacaccagcccgtctggcaccaacaaccaacAACCGTTCCACGGTCAGAGTCACCGAGAGCACATTACTGTCTGTCtatatcattaaaaatgatGGACATGGACCATAAGTCTTAAAGTTTGTGAAATATCAGAAAAGTACTAAACTACCAGTAGGAGAGAAAACTAAAATATTAGGTCTCAAGCGTACACAATTGACAAATCAATTCCCCACATTGTCACAATACATTACAAAGCAGCACGTCGTCTTATTGAAGAAAACCAGGCTGCCGTCAAACACCTGAGCACAACAGACAATGATTTGACTAATTTACGACGACACAGACATGATTACAGGTAAATCGAATCCTTTGAATAAAATCTTCAGACACACAGACTGTTCCTGGGAATGCAGTGTACTCAacaaataggttttttttttttcctttaataaatgAGAGACCAGTTGGCGCTCAAAGCTTTAAAACAGTCCCAAATATTAGCAAAACATTTATATCAAGGAGCCTTTGTGCAACTGAATGATCTCACAGAACTCAGTCGACAAATTAAAAGCAGACATTTCACCGTGATGtgctgtctttttttgtgtgtgaaaacttTGAATTTCATCACGACTGCCTTGTTTGCATTTGCAGAGTACTTGACTTCTATTCAAGTGTCAATAGAAGAGCCCCGCTACGGCATGTGGAACAAGAGGACGAATCACAGTAGCATTTGACTCGGAGAGATGACTCATTCGCCATTGTTCCGAGAGCACGAATcgtatttttgtttcattttgtacaGCAAAGGGGGTTTGAGGGCCATCAAATGTGTGAATCACATACTCCAACTCTTATTCGGCAACTCAAAAGGGTGACACTCTTATCATTTCAACTCAGCTCATCTCTGTTTGCCTGTATGTGTTTCTACTGGCTGCACAGCTTCTGCTAAAGCTAAAGCACAATGCCTTTGTTGCAAACTCTTCACAGGATATTAATAAGGTGGATGgccaatataatattttaatccTCACTTGCAATCCTTGGGTCACCACCTAAACGTGACCTTATTTCCTCTGTTCTGATTTGTGCATTTTTCAGGTACCCACCTCACCTTCATTTTCCTCAGCTGTTTGTGTTTCGCACATATAgacaggtccataagtatttggacagcgacacaGTGTTTCAAaatttttgcctctgtacaccactacGATGGATGTGAAATGACGTAATCAAGATGTGACTGACGTGTACTTTCACaagtagactttcagctttaatagaaggggtttaaaaataataccAAATTTAccgagtccctccattttcccaAGCTCGAAAGTAATCGGACAGTTGACCGATGAGCAGTTTCGTGGCTAggcgtggcctgtttcctcattatttcgtgacaaattaaggagataaacgGTCTGTAGTTCATTCCAAGCGTTGGaattgcatttggtagctgctcatgggaactctcaatactttaggagtggccaattcaacaatttggtacgttcttaaaaagaaggaatgcactggcgagctcagcaacaccaaaaggcctggaaaaCCACGGACGACAACCAAAGTGGATGagtgcagaattctttccttggttcggttcaattcaatttttatttcagtggacattgtcacaaagcagctttacagaaatttataaatgtatcattTGGTGAAGAAAAGctccttcacaacatctagccgaGTGAAGAACTCTTGAAGGAGGTAgtgtatcattgtcaaagtctacaaacAAGAGATGCGTTCaagaatgtaaatacagagaaCTTACTTCAAGATGTAAACCATTGGTaaaactcaagaacagaaaggccagattagactaaaaaaacataaattaacaaaacaaaacaacaactctaAAAATAAAAGCCGGAccagttctggaacaagattctttggacagattaaataaaataaaatattcttgTACAAGAATGATGGGAAAAGAAGAGGATGGGAAGGAAAGATaaggctcatgatccaaagtataccacatcatctgtcagacgtggtggaggaagtgttatggcatgggcgggtacggctgccaatggaacttggtcactggtgtttattgatgatgtgactgctgataaaAGTAGCAGGATGAACTCTGAAGCATATAGAGctttactttctgctcagattcattCAAATGCCACAAAACTGATAGGACGGCGCTTCATAGTACAGatagacaatgacccaaaacataccacaaaagcaacccaagggcttcttaaggcaaagaaatggtcagtcacctgacctcaacccaattctgcatgcttttcacttactgaataTAAACATGAAGGCAGAAAGACTCTCAAACAATCAACAACTAAAGgtggctgcagtaaaggcctagcaaagcatctcaagggaggaaactcagcgtTTGGAGATATCTATGGGTTCCAGACATCAGGCAGACATTGACttcaaaggatttgcatccaagtattaaaaatgatagtaatatttataataacgttagtttgtccaattacttttgagcacATGAAAATGgattctgtaaaaataaatggctGTTATTAATAAACAGTGAATGCAACATTTCTGTTAAACCCcgtgaattaaagctgaaagtctagaCTTcgatcacatcttgattgcttcatttcaaatccactgaggtggtgtacagaggcaaatattacaaaaattgtgtcactgtccaaatacttatggacctgaatGTACATTCATTGTGAGTAACTACTGTATCCTTGTATCTTTCTAATATCTTTCAAGGCAAGGACCTAGCCAACTTTTTTCTTGGTTTATAAATAACGGCAGAACTCACCAGACTGGTGTTAGTGAATATAAGTGAAAAGTCAGCTAAATTTCgtatctatcgtctcatattcctcttttgatcacaaacccaaatgtcttgagtgtatagcaaaaacaaaacaattggcattgctgttccaatacttttgaaaggGATTCTAAGTGCCAAGCCCTCTAATGACCCGAGTTGGTTATGAATAGCTGGTGGAACGCCCATGCATTTAAGGATTAAAGTGAATTATTTAACCGATTCTCAGTGGAGCTGCTGCTTTAATGTGGTTTATCCATTCCAGCTGCTCATATTGCaccatttaaaattcatttagaTGATTATGGGCCGGATGAAGCTATaggaaattaatttaaaaattacaGTCTACTATTTCTCTTCCTCAGAGCAGAGAATGTAGAAAGCAGGGAACTTTTGGGATGTCAATAATgcgtactattattattatttttaattatgagAATGAGAGGAAAGGTAAGTAATTTCTCCATTTcgtaaaaaaaagatttacatcGAATCATCGTCTATAAAGTTTATTTTACAGCACACTGTATTCTTTTTATACAATCTTTGGAAGGATGCCTTTGATTCTGTAGTTAGCTGCATGCTTCTTGTACTCGGTTGTCCGTGGTGACATCAATCTCTTCTCCCCGTCACTTGTGACTCAAAAGATCATGGAGGCCTCACCCCTACAGAGAAGAGCTGCGAATCGATCAGGCTTTGTCTCATCAGAAACCTAATGTGAGGAGGCAGCATGAAGAATGAAGTTGCTCCTTTGACTGACATGCTAATAAGTAGCCCTGACATCCCAGTCTCATTTCCCAGCATCCACGCACTCGACAGATAGCTGTGGACCCCAGCAGGATGTAGATGAACTGACAAAGCCAAGTCTACTGGGGGACAAATTTAGATACCGTATGAAAGAATGCTCCGGCATGATGCACACCTCTCAGCGCAGGAGCACAAGTACACAGCGGGCTTAGCGTCAAGATGCACCGACTGTGAGCCTCTGATtagggatgaaacggttacATGATAAACCACGATAAAATTCCCGACGGTTAATATTACcatgtcacatttaattattattaaaaccgTGTGCAATTATCGTGATTTGTAAAACTTGCGGTAAATGCTGTCCACATACCCAGCATGAGTCTGATGCAGGAGCAGCATgcaacattgttgttgttttttttttgcatgaaaacgcacgctacaattaaaaactgaacgcatctgctcaattcagcatgagccgaatgaaTCAgcacaaatcagtaggattcagatttcatttatcacgaAACGAGAGTGAagtgagctgactgacaggaagagtgaggcgagccgactgacaggaagagtgagtcGAGCCGAGTGAGAGGAAGATTGAgtcgagctgactgacaggaagagtgagtcGAGCCgagtgacaggaagagtgagtcGAGCCgagtgacaggaagagtgagtcgagccgactgacaggaagagtgaggcgagccaaCTGACAGGAGGAGTGAGTCGAGCCGAGTGAGAGGAAGATTGAGTCGagccgactgacaggaagagtgaggcgagccgactgacaggaagagtgagtcGAGCCgagtgacaggaagagtgagtcgagccgactgacaggaagagtgaggcgagccaactgacaggaagagtgagtcGAGCCGAGTGAGAGGAAGATTGAGTCGagccgactgacaggaagagtgaggcgagccgactgacaggaagagtgaggcgagccaactgacaggaagagtgagtcGAGCCGAGTGAGAGGAAGATTGAGTCGagccgactgacaggaagagtgaggcgagccgactgataggaggagtgaggcgagctgactgacaggaagattGAGTTGAGCCAAGTGAGAGGAAGACTGAGTCGagccgactgacaggaagactGAGTCGAGCCGACTGACAAAAAGAGTGAGTCGAGCCGAGtgagaggaagagtgaggcgagccgactgacaggaagagtgaggcaaGCCAtttgacaggaagagtgaggcgagccaaCTGGCAGGAAGAGTGAGTCGAGCCaaatgacaggaagagtgagtcGAGCcaactgacaggaagagtgagtcGAGCCgagtgacaggaagagtgagtcgagccgactgacaggaagagtgaggcgagccgactgacaggaagagtgagtcGAGCCGAGTGAGAGGAAGATTGAGTCGAGCcaactgacaggaagagtgaggcgagccgactgacaggaggagtgaggcgagctgactgacaggaagagtgagtcGAGCCAAGTGAGAGGAAGATTGAGTCGagccgactgacaggaagagtgagtcgagccgactgacaggaagagtgaggcgagccgactgacaggaggagtgaggcgagctgactgacaggaagagtgagtcGAGCCAAGTGAGAGGAAGACTGAGTCGagccgactgacaggaagactGAGTCGAGCCGACTGACAAGAAGAGTGAGTCGAGCCGAGtgagaggaagagtgaggcgagccgactgacaggaagagtgaggcgagccatttgacaggaagagtgagtcGAGCCGACTGGCAGGAAGACTGAGTCGAGCCgaatgacaggaagagtgagtcGAGCCGAGTGAGAGGAAGATTGAGTTGAGCAGACtcacaggaagagtgaggtgagccGACtgattgtactgttttgttattattgtgtttttcattaagaataataatgaacccaccattaaAGCAATTGACGCTAAAGGGAAAGTGAAATGCGCACGGCCACACAgcattcataagcgatttaaaagcAAGGGGGAAAGACTGGCATACAGTTGGCTTGACATTAGATGTTCGATATttgcaaattaagggaccgtctctaaagttacatacgacattgttatacacctTTCTAacctcaatagcatttgaagagaatgacttacagtgTCATCTATAATGCACACTTttcagatttttgatatttaataaaataaactatcaaATCACGTGTAAAATTTGGCATGTATTTCGCTAccgaatgggctcatacacaaaatataccacaaTTTTTGTAGAGAAATTTTGAAGAGactgacttacagtcacaaaacctcTTGGACTGTTGGAAATTCTCCCGAGCGCCGTCACTGCCTTCCGccatgttctctaactgaattaaatgatttttattactataaaaaagcaaaacggcGCTGGGGGGCGGTGCCACggtcaaatataaaacctgttttaatgatttcagtgtgtgtatcagtactttttgtacattttcagcacattttaacagtaCAGCGATAATACTGATAGCGCTGATAGTCACGATAATCGTGATGTGAACTTTTCATTCCGTTACATCTCTACCTCTGACGGACGAAAATTGACGTTTCATAAAAAAGCACGAGAAGTGTGAAATAATTTAGACCAAATTGGAATTATCCTGACATACTGCCGACTCCATAATTTTTGGCACCCTTTATGAAAATTAGTGATGTTTTAAACTCAATGGTAGGAGATATTGTTGTCATAttgtttcatttaaactcaAATGACATATCTAATTTCACTgaagcctctctctctgtgagagTAACAGCACTGAACCTCTTCCTGTGATGTCTAACAAGGTTTGAGACACTTGTAGACGGTCGTGAACTCTACATATCCTTAGGTCTGTGCCCATGGGCGTCCTTcttcaattcagaccacaggGCTCAATTACGGGGGCCGAGATGGTCATtacaaaatattgattttgtgtCCCGTAATCATTATCTGTGTTGAGTTGGAAGTATCTCTGGGCTCATTATCTTGTGGAGATTAATGTATGACCACGTCTTAATCTACTGGCAGAGGCAAGCAGATTTAGGACGAGAGAGTCCGGTACTTATCAGAATTCATGATATTATTCATTCTCACAGGAGCTCCTGAAGCACCAGCCACAAGACAGCTTTAGTATGCGCAGTATAATTGTGAATTCACTTCCAACACATTTTGAAACAggtattcttttatttattgtggaTAATGGTATTGCTAATGAGTGTTatgcattttttaaagtatCTATAACCTTTCCAGAGTGGTGTATGGAGATGGGGAGGGTGGCTGCCTTTGAGGAGGGGTCGAGCAGAAGGATTGGAGttgggaattccttcaggaagaaatggagcagTTATTTGGCGTTTTTGGGGGACTCTCGAGGAGGGGCAGTGGGGAGTATAATTTAGAGTTTAGTCTatgattatacttgattattgtatttatttatttttttttaattgtgtgtatttttatttatttatttaaaaaaatttttggatATGTGAATTTATATTCTATTGACCACAGGGGTGTTCGTGGGGGgaccagggtggggtgggaggttggtagggggaggggttatatatatatatatatatatatatatataaaaaaaagtatctatAACCTGAAATCTCTACAGTTTTTCAATAGCGATGAAATGATGATGAAAGGATTTTACGTGCACAAACATTCTGCATATTTGGCAACTACACAGCTTCCTTGTTGCCTTTAATTTTGAGCTAACTCTAGAATTAATGACACTCTTCAAAAGAATGGACAAAATCGATAGACTTAAATAACCATTACACAGTGTGGgcttcatttattaaaatgtatacaaacaaatccaatcaaaaattTACACAAGATGTGATATTTATGAAATCCTAGTTAGTTCCGAAAAGAAATAGTAAATTAAGATATGTAAGATCATCATAACCATTCGATTatgacaaaagtaatggcaccctataagAGAACGAGTGTTTAGTGTAAGTCTACGGTAGCCGTCAagctgcaatggctgagctgcattattggGAGATTTAAGAGCCTCCCTTTCACCCGTTTAGTCATTTTCAGCTTTCTGTGAGCTTTCTTTTTGTGGGCCTGTGCCTGcgagttttgtgggcatcatTAAAGAAAACACTGTTATGAAAAAGAACTTCTTATGAGAATAAGAGGATAGGTAAGTATCTGTTCCAACTGGGAAGTGACAAATTGGAATCGacaggcctcatttatcaagccgGATAGGAACGGATTTATTCGTAAATCATTCACACGAGCGTTCGCACGAGAAAtttgatattcatgaaaatcctgtcatTTTGGAAAAACCTGTGACCTCTGGAGTGTCGCACCGAGGCTTTGGAGAACGCTATGCCGTTCTACTGTATACCGTATACTGTAAAACTCGAACTCGATGtattattgaatatttttattgcCGTAGATGTGAGTGAAAATAATTTCCACGTCTGACATTCACGTTTACCCTCATCGTTCATTTCGTgttcccagctgtctgtgtacTTGAATTTTTATGGAGTTTTTTGGGagtgcaaatgagctgtgtctgGAGCGTGCTTTGCACATTACGAATGATCAACATTCATACAGCACGCGagtatgaagaagaaaaatcagtGAGTATGTGTGTTCAATTCCAAAGGTCTTTGGAAGGGTGCCACTGATTCTGTAGCTTTCTGTATGAAGCTAAACGAGTTGCATGTACTAAAAGTAATGATTGTAATTCTAGACAAAACCCTAAAAGTAAAGTGAAGCACACAGACGCTTCTTTGGTTTTTATCGACAGTCCTGACTCCATGTGCACACTGGTTTTTCATTAAACGCTACTCGAGCATCGTTACTCCCTCAGGGCTGTGACTATCTGCACAAGTCATCATTATTCACTTATAATCGAGGCCCTAATAAACTTATAATGAACGTTTCATGATGACTCGCCTTTGAAAGTATAGGCCTGAATATGaatattcatgtttattgaacatTGATGTTCGCAAACCGCCCTGGTTGTCATTACCCCGGTGCACATTAATGTTGTTTGGAAATAGAAAAATGTAGTAATTAGGCATGTGGATATTCGGTATCATAATTACTCACATCACAGTACTCAAGCCGTACAGCATAATGTTTTTGGTATTATCAGgatattgtatttaaaaagacTTATTTATAAGCATATTACCTTGTCAGGGTGACAATCCTTCTGCTCTTGTCTTTCAGACTTTTACAGAGCTCTTATTCAgtgaacagaattatgggatgGAGAAAAATACATCCGATGCTGCTTTCGAATTTCTCCAGTAACGGAAGACGGGTTTAAACTGTGTACGACGTTTGGACCGATTTTGCTCTCACGGAGAAAAATCACTCCGTTTAAGAGAACTGTTTGGTTGTCAGCTGAGATTTATAATCTTAGTATGCATAATGTGCAATTTTTTAAGCTGACAAGAAGTTCTGTCAGTGTCCAGAATGAAACATGCTAATGGAAAAATATTCTTTCACGATGCACTAAGTATTAGCTCATGTATCAATTGATCATCATGTAAGCATTAGTTCACTCATTAATATATGCTTATTTGTGTACCCTTATTGTAAAGTGATACCAAAACATCTTTATAACCCCAAGCTCAGTTTGAAGTATGTTCGTGTTTACGTATGAGTCTGGATTGGGCCGACTGATGGCAGAGCATAGACATTTACTTTTAGTCTATATTTAGAGGATCTTTATCATATAATCTGACATATAGAACACACATTatcatatagtatatatatatataatttatccaAGTCAGTCCCTCTgggattttgcaattttgcaatcacagaaattaacgcaaaatctaGCAATATTCTCAGGAGCTTGCAATGTTTCTAAATAAGTGCAGATTTGGCCCAaaatgcgtcatgtgacatcatcacgacgcgcattcagccaaagccctcttcggttcacgtgcattgaacatgagtacagctaaaaggtctcatttaccaacaaacagcaCGGTTAAAGACCGCGCAAaataatttcatgcaattgcaatttcaccagttGAAGTAGTttccaaccaaaaaaaaacaatttttttgttgtacaAAAAATTCCATG carries:
- the sdhaf3 gene encoding succinate dehydrogenase assembly factor 3, mitochondrial; this encodes MASPAHMSRVRALYKRILMLHRFMPIDLKALGDQYVKDEFRRHKSASPEQAQHFMKEWEAYRDTLQTQVLETAGRGKMAFGADLSERQLRDLQEEQIGQLYELMLESNKPSRQFHIQEDGSPK